Proteins encoded within one genomic window of Eurosta solidaginis isolate ZX-2024a chromosome 1, ASM4086904v1, whole genome shotgun sequence:
- the LOC137237338 gene encoding uncharacterized protein has protein sequence MEVFESWPEYKLPSGYRLIEIDFTVLFPAASSILNTWDQQKLYTVLMSEGHLNNKTIKDMLSDIENLNKTSQEACPLWALHVRDNAIYNKKFAKCVCYDTSINRGS, from the exons ATGGAGGTGTTTGAAAGTTGGCCGGAATACAAATTGCCATCCGGATATAGACTT attgaGATAGACTTTACAGTCCTTTTTCCGGCAGCGTCTTCGATTTTAAATACTTGGGACCAACAAAAGTTGTATACCGTATTGATGTCAGAGGGCCATTTAAATAACAAGACTATCAAAGATATGCTGAGCGACATTGAAAActtgaataaaa CTAGCCAAGAAGCCTGCCCACTCTGGGCGCTGCACGTACGCGATAACGcgatttacaataaaaaattcgCAAAATGCGTTTGTTATGATACGTCCATCAATCGAGGCTCTTGA